A genomic window from Halomonas sp. LR3S48 includes:
- the deoC gene encoding deoxyribose-phosphate aldolase, giving the protein MTELQQAARQALALMDLTSLNDDDSDAVIRELCARANTPAGHPAAVCIYPAFIATAREALDGQGLAGQVKIATVTNFPHGEANVERAAAETRAAIAAGADEVDVVFPYRALMAGDAEVGQELVAACKRECGDAVLKVILETGELKDAGLIDRAGMLAIDGGADFLKTSTGKVAVNATLDAAKILLTAIKASGRDVGFKAAGGVRTAEDAAAYLQLAEQVMGADWITPAHFRFGASGLLGSLLETLGVGEDKGSTEGY; this is encoded by the coding sequence ATGACCGAACTGCAGCAGGCCGCACGCCAGGCCCTGGCGCTGATGGACCTCACCAGCCTCAACGACGACGACAGTGACGCCGTCATTCGTGAACTGTGTGCCCGTGCCAATACGCCTGCGGGTCATCCAGCGGCGGTGTGCATCTACCCCGCCTTCATCGCCACTGCGCGTGAGGCGCTGGACGGGCAGGGCCTGGCCGGCCAGGTCAAGATCGCCACGGTGACCAACTTCCCCCACGGCGAGGCCAACGTCGAGCGTGCCGCAGCCGAGACCCGCGCGGCCATCGCCGCGGGGGCCGACGAGGTCGACGTGGTGTTTCCCTATCGGGCGCTGATGGCGGGCGACGCCGAGGTCGGCCAAGAGCTGGTTGCCGCCTGCAAGCGCGAGTGCGGCGATGCCGTGCTCAAGGTGATCCTCGAGACAGGTGAGCTCAAGGACGCCGGGCTGATTGACCGTGCCGGCATGCTGGCCATCGACGGCGGCGCCGACTTCCTCAAGACCTCCACCGGCAAGGTGGCGGTCAACGCCACCCTGGACGCCGCCAAGATCCTGCTCACCGCGATCAAGGCGAGCGGGCGCGACGTGGGTTTCAAGGCCGCCGGCGGTGTGCGCACCGCCGAGGACGCCGCCGCCTACCTGCAGCTTGCCGAGCAGGTGATGGGAGCGGATTGGATCACGCCGGCGCACTTCCGCTTCGGTGCCTCGGGCCTGCTCGGCAGCCTGCTGGAAACCTTGGGTGTCGGGGAAGACAAGGGCTCGACGGAGGGCTACTGA
- a CDS encoding glycosyltransferase family 2 protein, with translation MPLISVVIPVYNEAQNLKTSLPSLFRQVFKGYEVIVVDEGSTDGSLELLHHHERAGRLQLLHSRYDEGPLVACNGGAQVAMGGWLMFFNARDLLLFDHLSRMAEAIARHPEIELFINAYQCMSEQRGLIKVAPLPQGVLGRLDALAAYAHGDFIHPHAACLRRQRFLAMGGFPERYPYGGEDYFWLKVLCEVEAIHYDDTVTSLWQEPEGDPASGDVMPPHPAQDLLDPYRQRLSRRERRQLLAAVNRKLLEWGMENKRRGHPTRPTLAALRLTGMTSELLPLLLRLALPQAWSRRLLDRSK, from the coding sequence ATGCCTTTGATATCGGTAGTGATACCCGTCTATAACGAAGCGCAAAACCTGAAAACGTCCCTCCCGTCCCTGTTCCGCCAGGTGTTCAAGGGTTACGAGGTGATCGTGGTCGACGAGGGGTCCACGGATGGCTCCCTGGAACTCCTTCACCATCATGAGCGCGCGGGTCGGTTGCAGTTGTTGCACTCCCGTTATGACGAAGGTCCTCTCGTGGCGTGTAATGGCGGAGCGCAGGTCGCCATGGGTGGTTGGCTGATGTTTTTTAACGCCCGGGATCTGCTGCTCTTCGATCATTTGTCACGCATGGCCGAGGCAATAGCCCGTCATCCCGAGATAGAACTGTTCATCAATGCCTATCAGTGCATGAGTGAACAACGAGGCTTGATCAAGGTGGCCCCGCTCCCACAAGGCGTCCTGGGCCGACTGGATGCGCTAGCAGCCTATGCCCATGGAGATTTCATCCATCCCCATGCTGCGTGTCTGCGCCGGCAGCGTTTCCTTGCCATGGGCGGATTTCCCGAGCGGTACCCCTACGGGGGGGAAGACTATTTTTGGCTCAAGGTGCTCTGCGAAGTCGAAGCGATCCATTACGACGACACCGTAACCAGCTTGTGGCAGGAGCCCGAGGGAGACCCGGCCAGTGGCGATGTCATGCCGCCACATCCGGCTCAGGATCTTCTCGACCCGTATCGGCAGCGACTTTCCCGCCGTGAGAGGCGTCAGCTTCTCGCGGCGGTGAATCGTAAGCTGCTCGAGTGGGGAATGGAGAACAAACGGCGAGGGCATCCCACGCGCCCCACGCTCGCGGCGCTGCGCCTCACGGGCATGACATCGGAACTCTTGCCATTACTGTTGCGCCTGGCCTTGCCGCAAGCCTGGTCCCGGCGGTTGCTGGACCGCTCGAAGTAA
- a CDS encoding DeoR/GlpR family DNA-binding transcription regulator — MNDRSAMRLARLQQALAAAGTIHLREAARLCGVSEMTIRRDVAASDGAMTLLGGRLVMANNPHYSSAYDLDRQKDSHALAKRRLCERAAGFIENGDTLFMDCGTTLLPLVGRLAAFERLTVVTYALNVANAVSLLPEVRLVLLGGLYHASSRSFGGDDMSAAIKRLGINRAFISAAGVHAERGVSCFHFHEVAPKQAAIACAEQRLLVVDESKVGQVRPAYFARLDDFDVVITDGDMALPQANGGPRIVAA, encoded by the coding sequence ATGAATGACCGCAGCGCCATGCGCCTGGCCCGCCTGCAGCAGGCGCTCGCCGCCGCCGGTACCATCCATCTTCGCGAGGCCGCCCGCCTCTGCGGTGTATCGGAGATGACCATACGCCGCGACGTGGCCGCAAGCGACGGTGCCATGACCCTGCTCGGTGGACGCCTGGTGATGGCCAACAACCCTCACTATTCGTCTGCCTACGACCTAGACCGGCAAAAGGATAGCCACGCCCTGGCCAAGCGCCGGCTGTGCGAGCGGGCCGCCGGTTTCATCGAGAACGGCGACACCCTGTTCATGGACTGCGGCACCACCCTGCTGCCCCTGGTAGGCAGGCTCGCTGCCTTTGAGCGGCTCACCGTGGTGACCTATGCCCTCAATGTAGCCAATGCTGTCAGCCTGTTGCCTGAGGTGCGCCTGGTACTTCTCGGTGGACTTTATCATGCCAGCTCTCGGTCCTTCGGCGGCGACGACATGAGCGCGGCGATCAAGCGCCTGGGCATCAATCGCGCCTTCATTTCGGCTGCCGGCGTGCACGCCGAACGCGGCGTGAGCTGCTTCCACTTCCACGAAGTCGCCCCCAAGCAGGCCGCCATTGCCTGTGCCGAGCAGCGCCTGCTGGTGGTCGACGAGAGCAAGGTCGGCCAGGTGCGCCCCGCTTACTTCGCCCGGCTCGACGACTTCGACGTGGTGATCACCGACGGCGACATGGCACTGCCGCAGGCCAACGGCGGCCCCAGAATCGTCGCCGCCTGA
- a CDS encoding ribonucleoside-diphosphate reductase — protein MAVEIKSKIVSYSVKKAVQEVPLADENPLTVRIPSRPEGTLEAVSEKISYVGAEGRKKVYLLVSFMPVEGVLDGKRVVIERPVEFFFPSGQLSSEHQWITATMRSLSLAARGGYVTQAVADLRKVAWDKGLVRCGMNRWGKPMFHDSEVAAIAWSIQQILYRRGFLDQDGNQVPVEDLVSRYAHRLAHGHPWQPPTLEEEAQAEQQAQAQASEADKGDGPTVVGHCPECRGELIMMDGCPTCYAGCGWSKCG, from the coding sequence ATGGCCGTCGAAATCAAGTCCAAGATCGTTTCCTACAGCGTCAAGAAGGCGGTGCAAGAGGTGCCGCTGGCCGACGAGAACCCGCTCACGGTACGCATCCCCTCGCGCCCGGAAGGGACGCTGGAGGCCGTCTCCGAGAAGATCTCCTACGTCGGCGCCGAGGGCCGCAAGAAGGTCTACCTGCTGGTCTCCTTCATGCCGGTAGAGGGCGTACTCGACGGCAAGCGCGTGGTGATCGAGCGCCCGGTGGAGTTCTTCTTCCCCTCCGGCCAGCTCTCCAGCGAGCACCAGTGGATCACCGCCACCATGCGCAGCCTGTCGCTGGCCGCCCGCGGCGGCTACGTCACCCAGGCGGTGGCCGACCTGCGCAAGGTAGCCTGGGACAAGGGCCTGGTGCGCTGCGGCATGAACCGCTGGGGCAAGCCGATGTTCCACGATTCCGAGGTCGCCGCCATCGCCTGGTCGATCCAGCAGATCCTCTACCGCCGCGGTTTCCTCGACCAGGACGGCAACCAGGTGCCGGTGGAGGACCTGGTCAGCCGCTACGCCCATCGCCTGGCGCACGGCCACCCCTGGCAGCCACCCACCCTCGAGGAGGAGGCCCAGGCCGAGCAGCAGGCCCAGGCCCAAGCGTCGGAGGCGGACAAGGGCGACGGCCCCACGGTGGTCGGGCACTGCCCCGAGTGCCGCGGCGAGCTGATCATGATGGACGGCTGCCCCACCTGTTATGCAGGTTGTGGCTGGTCCAAGTGCGGCTAG
- a CDS encoding NupC/NupG family nucleoside CNT transporter: MTAIMSLVGMATLIAIALVFSTNRRDIRLRTVGGAFAIQAGIGAFVLYVPFGQAVLQTISAGVSQVVLYANDGIDFLFGGLADTGNVGFVFAIKVLPVIIFFSSLIAVLYYIGIMQWVIRILGGALQKALGTSRTESLSATANIFVGQTEAPLVVRPFIARMTPSQLFAVMCGGLASVAGSVLAGYAALGIPMEYLVAASFMAAPGGLLFAKLIMPETQEPVDDTEEANQVIEEEDKPVNILDAAATGATSGLRLAANVGAMLLAFIGLIALINGMLGGVGGWVGVEELSLELILGWLFAPLAFVLGVPWAEATLAGSFIGQKLVVNEFVAYINLAPYIDGDSLVANTGQVMSGHTVAILSFALCGFANLSSIAILLGGLGSIAPSRRHDIARFGVKAVLAGTLSNLMSAAIAGFFLALGGVI, encoded by the coding sequence ATGACTGCCATCATGAGCCTGGTCGGCATGGCGACGCTGATCGCCATCGCCCTCGTCTTTTCTACCAACCGGCGCGACATCCGCCTACGAACCGTGGGTGGGGCCTTCGCCATCCAGGCCGGTATCGGCGCCTTCGTGCTTTACGTGCCGTTCGGCCAGGCGGTGCTGCAGACAATCTCCGCCGGCGTCAGCCAGGTGGTGCTCTACGCCAACGACGGCATCGACTTTCTCTTCGGTGGCCTGGCCGATACCGGCAATGTCGGCTTCGTCTTCGCCATCAAGGTGCTGCCGGTCATCATCTTCTTCTCCTCGCTGATCGCCGTGCTCTACTACATCGGCATCATGCAGTGGGTGATCCGCATCCTCGGCGGCGCGCTGCAGAAGGCGCTGGGCACCTCGCGCACCGAATCGCTCTCGGCCACCGCCAACATCTTCGTCGGCCAGACCGAGGCGCCGCTGGTGGTGCGCCCCTTCATCGCCCGCATGACCCCCTCGCAGCTGTTCGCGGTGATGTGCGGCGGGCTGGCCTCGGTGGCCGGCTCGGTGCTGGCCGGCTACGCGGCACTGGGCATTCCCATGGAGTACCTCGTCGCGGCCTCGTTCATGGCCGCCCCCGGCGGGCTGCTGTTCGCCAAGCTGATCATGCCCGAGACCCAGGAGCCGGTGGACGACACCGAGGAGGCCAACCAGGTCATCGAGGAGGAGGACAAGCCGGTCAACATCCTTGATGCGGCGGCGACCGGGGCCACCTCGGGGCTGCGCCTGGCGGCCAACGTGGGCGCCATGCTGCTCGCCTTCATCGGCCTGATCGCGCTGATCAACGGCATGCTCGGCGGCGTGGGCGGCTGGGTCGGCGTCGAGGAGCTGAGCCTGGAGCTGATCCTGGGCTGGCTGTTCGCGCCGCTCGCCTTCGTGCTCGGCGTGCCCTGGGCGGAAGCGACGCTGGCCGGCTCCTTCATCGGCCAGAAGCTGGTGGTCAACGAGTTCGTCGCCTACATCAACCTGGCGCCCTACATTGACGGCGATTCGCTGGTGGCGAATACAGGTCAGGTCATGAGCGGGCATACCGTGGCGATTCTCTCCTTCGCCCTGTGCGGCTTCGCCAACCTCTCGTCGATCGCCATCCTGCTCGGCGGCCTGGGCAGCATCGCTCCCAGCCGGCGCCACGACATCGCCCGCTTCGGAGTGAAGGCCGTGCTGGCGGGCACGCTCTCCAACCTGATGTCGGCGGCCATCGCCGGGTTCTTCCTCGCCTTGGGGGGAGTGATCTGA
- a CDS encoding adenosylcobalamin-dependent ribonucleoside-diphosphate reductase, translated as MSTSTKAVKTSLEVPMQVPSRDIWDSKYRLKDRHGRPVDKDVAATWERVARALAAVEGERAEEWLPKFRWALEHGAIPAGRIMSNAGAEDYKPAVSLINCTVSRTIRDSMHDILSSVVDAGMTLKAGCGIGYEFSTLRHKGAFVFGAGAGTNGPLAFMDIYDKMCFTVASAGGRRGAQMGTFDVGHPDVRSFIEAKREAGRLRQFNLSLLITDEFMEAVKNDADWPLAFPLHAGEKDDVKPEDLIYRDWPVVEEGYSVDAEGRVACRIVEVIKARELWDTIMSSTYDFAEPGFILIDQVNRMNNNWFCEEIRATNPCGEQPLPPEGACLLGSVNLTRFVIDPFGKKPRFDWERYRQVVAIFTRMLDNVVEISSLPLEGQRREIEAKRRHGMGFLGLGSTLTMLKIPYGSPESLAFTEEVSRNLAIEGWKQALELSREKGMAPVLAEDFEITPKMMRERPELAKDGYEIGDKVPGRILHARYSRYMQKVAEVEPELVAALAEHGARFTHHSSIAPTGTISLSLGNNASNGIEPSFSHRYFRNVIQSGKKTKEQVEVVSFELAAYRHFIASDAVESDLPDYFITADSVTPTQHVAVQAAAQAWVDSAISKTVNVPTEFPFEQFKDLYLDAYQSKLKGCTTFRFNPEAFQGVLVREDDLKNTTYVFELENGETLELAGDEKVVYDGEEHNAANLYDALKEGTYGKW; from the coding sequence ATGAGTACTTCCACCAAGGCCGTCAAGACATCCCTCGAGGTGCCTATGCAAGTGCCCTCACGCGATATCTGGGACTCCAAGTATCGTCTCAAGGATCGTCACGGACGCCCCGTCGACAAGGACGTGGCAGCGACCTGGGAGCGCGTCGCGCGTGCCCTGGCCGCGGTGGAGGGCGAGCGTGCCGAGGAGTGGCTGCCCAAGTTCCGCTGGGCGCTGGAGCACGGCGCCATTCCCGCCGGGCGCATCATGTCCAACGCCGGTGCCGAGGACTACAAGCCGGCGGTCAGCCTGATCAACTGCACCGTCTCGCGCACCATCCGCGACTCCATGCACGACATCCTCTCCTCGGTGGTGGATGCCGGCATGACGCTCAAGGCGGGCTGTGGCATCGGCTACGAGTTCTCGACCTTGCGCCACAAGGGCGCCTTCGTGTTCGGCGCCGGTGCCGGCACCAACGGCCCGCTGGCGTTCATGGATATCTACGACAAGATGTGCTTCACGGTGGCCTCGGCGGGCGGTCGCCGCGGTGCGCAGATGGGCACCTTCGACGTCGGCCACCCCGACGTGCGCAGCTTCATCGAGGCCAAGCGTGAAGCCGGCCGGCTGCGGCAGTTCAACCTCTCGCTGCTGATCACCGACGAGTTCATGGAAGCGGTGAAGAACGACGCCGACTGGCCGCTGGCCTTCCCGCTGCACGCCGGCGAGAAGGATGACGTCAAGCCCGAGGACCTGATCTACCGCGACTGGCCGGTGGTCGAGGAGGGCTATAGCGTCGACGCCGAGGGACGCGTGGCCTGTCGCATCGTCGAGGTGATCAAGGCGCGCGAGCTGTGGGACACCATCATGAGCTCGACGTACGACTTCGCCGAGCCGGGGTTCATCCTGATCGATCAGGTCAACCGCATGAACAACAACTGGTTCTGCGAAGAGATCCGTGCCACCAACCCCTGCGGCGAGCAGCCCCTGCCGCCGGAAGGCGCCTGCCTGCTCGGCTCGGTCAATCTGACCCGCTTCGTCATCGACCCCTTCGGCAAGAAGCCGCGTTTCGACTGGGAGCGCTACCGCCAGGTGGTGGCGATCTTTACCCGCATGCTCGACAACGTGGTCGAGATCAGCAGCCTGCCGCTCGAGGGCCAGCGCCGCGAGATCGAGGCCAAGCGTCGTCACGGCATGGGCTTCCTCGGCCTCGGTTCGACCTTGACCATGCTCAAGATCCCCTACGGTTCGCCCGAGTCACTCGCCTTCACCGAGGAGGTGAGCCGCAACCTGGCAATCGAGGGCTGGAAGCAGGCACTGGAACTTTCCCGCGAGAAGGGCATGGCGCCGGTTCTGGCAGAGGATTTCGAGATCACGCCGAAGATGATGCGCGAGCGTCCCGAGCTGGCGAAGGACGGTTACGAGATCGGTGACAAGGTGCCCGGGCGCATCCTGCACGCGCGCTACAGCCGCTACATGCAGAAAGTCGCCGAGGTGGAGCCGGAGCTGGTCGCGGCACTGGCAGAGCACGGTGCGCGTTTCACCCACCACAGCTCCATCGCGCCGACCGGTACCATCTCGCTGTCGCTGGGTAACAACGCCTCCAACGGCATCGAGCCGTCGTTCTCGCACCGCTACTTTCGCAACGTGATCCAGTCGGGCAAGAAGACCAAGGAGCAGGTGGAGGTGGTCTCCTTCGAGCTCGCCGCCTACCGCCACTTCATCGCCAGCGACGCGGTGGAGAGCGACCTGCCCGACTACTTCATCACCGCCGATTCGGTGACCCCGACGCAGCATGTGGCGGTGCAGGCGGCGGCCCAGGCCTGGGTCGACTCGGCGATCTCCAAGACGGTCAACGTGCCCACCGAGTTCCCCTTCGAGCAGTTCAAGGACCTCTACCTGGATGCCTACCAGAGCAAGCTCAAGGGCTGCACCACCTTCCGCTTCAACCCGGAAGCGTTCCAGGGCGTGCTGGTGCGCGAGGACGACCTCAAGAACACCACCTATGTGTTCGAGCTGGAGAACGGCGAGACGCTGGAGCTTGCCGGCGACGAGAAGGTGGTCTACGACGGCGAAGAGCACAACGCGGCGAACCTGTATGACGCGCTGAAGGAAGGCACCTATGGGAAGTGGTAA